One window of Phycisphaeraceae bacterium genomic DNA carries:
- a CDS encoding S8 family serine peptidase: MANLFETTARTVFFTGVALCASTALAQDVLDLRAQRVRFRDTPDLLKERTLRASDTARVLTLDGPMTPERRAALSKAGVQIKSFLEGNSFIAEIPPGSPAALSRLGFVRTAADFKPEWKIAPDLLRRAPARNFREAVRKQLESGGKLALIVSFAPGANPALARTQVASLPGAQILKMDNAGGDLLAVIALPAHQLVALSRMSTVFFIEEAPEFEDRNANARWIAQTNISNSTPMYSAGLNGTGQIIGIIESSTKLDLSHCSFFDPLVSVAGPTHRKVVYLNTPRNVGLHATHVSCTAAGDAGDNTNTRGIAYGARISFLGGLALDESIIYNLFLDNYNHGAFVHNNSWGNSSTNAYDVTCRAIDNFSWTNPNCLLMFATAESGPLTNPENAKNCIAVVASGNTPNQETIIFGGTGPTTDGRRKPEISAPGSLTSATNGTGCGTGGQLGTSMASPVVTGMAAMIRQYFTQGFYPSGLANAPDARVPSGALLKAMLLNGAVRMTSQATYPSDTAGWGRLLADRSVYLPGDSRKLLVRDQSNNAAGALSTSDYRYVRFVVTPGSEDLRATMAFHDAPGSVASSAPVVNNLDLTLIAPGRVEYRGNVFSNGWSTNGGSADSLNNVEMAMFQSPTPGVWFAKISAPAVNVGTQGYGLVLTGNVAEATCVCDLNADGFVDDADFVMFVSSYDLLEDPLGDFNGDGMTDDADFVIFVGAYNELLCP; the protein is encoded by the coding sequence TTGGCGAATCTGTTTGAAACGACAGCCCGCACCGTTTTCTTCACGGGCGTCGCGCTCTGCGCCTCGACCGCCTTGGCCCAGGACGTGCTCGATCTTCGCGCGCAGCGGGTACGTTTCCGCGACACGCCCGATCTCCTGAAAGAACGCACGCTGCGCGCGTCGGATACGGCTCGTGTGCTCACGCTCGACGGACCGATGACCCCCGAGCGTCGCGCCGCGCTTTCCAAAGCCGGCGTGCAAATCAAGAGTTTCCTCGAGGGCAATTCGTTCATCGCCGAAATCCCGCCGGGGTCTCCTGCCGCGCTGAGCCGCCTCGGCTTTGTGCGCACCGCCGCCGACTTCAAACCGGAATGGAAGATCGCGCCGGATTTGTTGCGCCGCGCGCCCGCGAGAAACTTTCGCGAGGCCGTCCGCAAGCAACTCGAATCCGGCGGCAAGCTCGCCCTGATTGTCTCGTTCGCTCCCGGCGCGAATCCGGCGCTCGCCCGAACACAAGTCGCTTCTTTACCCGGCGCCCAGATTCTCAAAATGGACAACGCCGGGGGCGATCTGCTCGCGGTCATCGCGCTCCCCGCGCATCAACTCGTGGCGCTCAGCCGCATGTCCACCGTCTTCTTCATCGAGGAAGCGCCGGAGTTCGAAGATCGCAATGCCAACGCGCGCTGGATCGCTCAGACCAACATCTCGAATTCCACGCCGATGTATTCCGCCGGCCTGAACGGCACCGGCCAGATCATCGGCATCATCGAATCTTCGACCAAGCTCGACCTTTCGCACTGCTCGTTCTTTGATCCGCTCGTCTCGGTGGCCGGCCCCACGCACCGCAAAGTCGTCTACCTCAATACCCCCCGCAACGTCGGACTGCACGCGACACACGTTTCGTGCACCGCCGCCGGAGACGCGGGCGACAACACCAACACGCGTGGAATCGCCTACGGCGCGCGAATCTCCTTTCTCGGCGGGCTTGCGCTCGACGAGAGCATCATTTACAACCTTTTCCTCGACAACTACAACCACGGCGCGTTCGTGCACAACAACAGCTGGGGGAACTCGAGCACCAACGCCTACGACGTGACCTGCCGCGCGATCGACAATTTCTCCTGGACGAACCCCAACTGCCTCCTGATGTTCGCGACCGCCGAGAGCGGCCCGCTCACAAACCCTGAAAACGCGAAGAACTGCATCGCAGTCGTCGCCAGCGGCAATACGCCGAACCAGGAAACCATCATCTTCGGCGGCACAGGTCCCACGACCGACGGCCGGCGCAAGCCCGAGATTTCCGCTCCCGGAAGTTTGACGTCCGCCACGAACGGCACCGGCTGCGGCACGGGTGGGCAACTCGGCACATCGATGGCCTCCCCCGTCGTTACCGGGATGGCGGCGATGATCCGCCAGTATTTCACGCAGGGCTTCTACCCCTCAGGTCTCGCCAACGCCCCCGATGCGAGAGTGCCAAGCGGCGCGCTGCTCAAGGCCATGCTGCTCAACGGCGCCGTTCGCATGACGTCGCAAGCGACCTATCCGAGCGACACCGCCGGATGGGGGCGTCTACTCGCGGACCGTTCGGTGTATCTCCCCGGCGACTCCCGCAAGCTGCTCGTGCGTGACCAATCGAACAACGCGGCGGGTGCGCTCAGCACCAGCGACTACCGCTACGTGCGCTTCGTCGTGACACCCGGCAGCGAAGACCTTCGCGCCACCATGGCTTTCCACGATGCGCCGGGCAGCGTCGCATCGAGTGCACCGGTCGTGAACAATCTCGATCTCACGCTCATCGCGCCCGGCCGCGTTGAATACCGCGGCAATGTCTTCTCCAACGGCTGGAGCACGAACGGCGGCAGCGCCGACTCGCTCAACAACGTCGAGATGGCAATGTTCCAGTCGCCAACGCCCGGCGTCTGGTTCGCGAAGATCTCGGCGCCGGCGGTCAACGTCGGCACGCAGGGCTACGGCCTTGTTCTCACGGGCAATGTCGCCGAAGCAACCTGCGTCTGCGATCTCAATGCCGACGGCTTCGTCGACGATGCCGACTTTGTCATGTTCGTCTCTTCGTACGACCTGCTCGAAGACCCGCTCGGCGATTTCAACGGCGACGGCATGACGGACGACGCGGATTTCGTCATTTTCGTCGGCGCGTACAACGAGCTGTTGTGTCCTTGA
- a CDS encoding STAS domain-containing protein, giving the protein MDIFEDSDALLDGANRMGYRSSAPGQATSGDERPLRASASSPGPTTQSRQFPRDRFMVVDRLPYATVVTFVTPHLREAHAAQLGPELVALARLTGGRLALDMTQVTDFSCAWINAMIAASQHCEQFGGKLAIMSLSPRLENLLRETGLHRQLYLAGSVKEALQRYATNASRSSGSGIGRWLGLKRVDAA; this is encoded by the coding sequence ATGGACATTTTCGAGGATTCAGATGCTTTGTTGGACGGCGCAAACCGCATGGGGTACCGATCATCGGCCCCGGGTCAGGCGACGTCCGGCGATGAGCGGCCTCTCCGCGCCAGCGCGTCGTCGCCGGGGCCGACCACGCAGTCTCGGCAATTCCCGCGCGACCGCTTTATGGTCGTCGATCGATTGCCCTACGCAACCGTGGTCACGTTCGTCACGCCGCACCTGCGCGAAGCGCACGCCGCGCAGCTTGGCCCCGAACTCGTCGCGCTCGCGCGCCTCACCGGCGGCAGGCTCGCGCTCGACATGACTCAGGTCACCGACTTTTCCTGCGCGTGGATCAACGCGATGATCGCGGCATCGCAGCACTGCGAGCAGTTCGGCGGCAAGCTCGCCATCATGTCGCTTTCGCCTCGCCTCGAGAACCTGCTGCGCGAGACCGGACTCCACCGCCAGCTTTATCTCGCTGGCTCCGTCAAAGAAGCGCTCCAGCGCTATGCGACCAACGCCAGCCGGTCGAGTGGCAGCGGCATCGGTCGATGGCTCGGCCTGAAGCGCGTCGACGCCGCTTGA
- a CDS encoding ABC transporter ATP-binding protein has translation MISIRNISKRFGAGARSILAVDGVSLEVGPGEVLGFLGPNGAGKSTTMKMVTGFLTPTSGSALVCGRDVVEDPVGVKSVIGYLPEGAPNYPDMTPGAFLDFIAQIRGFSGAEKRRRIGSVVERVHIGGVMRQAIETLSKGFKRRVGLAQAMLHEPPVLILDEPTDGLDPNQKHEVRNVIRDLANRGDANSGRAVVLSTHILEEVEAVCTRAVIIAKGKVLVDGTPAQLRAMSKYHNAVTLTLIPPLSSAGEPLNLAQELGAMKWVADVEDQGVRHVPVSAAGPGGPRQTCTLVPKGGRPLLADVTSLAKSKGWTIETIAVEGGRLDDVFRDLTTRDGARTRESVQAGGAA, from the coding sequence ATGATCAGCATCCGGAACATCAGCAAACGCTTCGGCGCCGGAGCGAGATCGATTCTGGCCGTGGATGGCGTGAGCCTTGAAGTCGGGCCGGGTGAGGTACTCGGGTTTCTGGGCCCGAACGGGGCCGGGAAGTCCACGACGATGAAGATGGTGACCGGCTTTCTGACGCCGACGAGCGGATCAGCTCTCGTCTGCGGCAGGGATGTCGTCGAGGACCCGGTCGGCGTGAAGAGCGTGATCGGATACCTCCCTGAGGGGGCTCCGAACTACCCCGACATGACACCCGGCGCGTTTCTCGACTTCATCGCGCAGATCCGGGGGTTTTCGGGCGCGGAGAAACGTCGGCGCATCGGATCAGTGGTGGAGCGCGTGCATATCGGCGGCGTCATGAGGCAGGCGATCGAAACACTTTCGAAAGGATTCAAGCGGCGCGTGGGATTGGCGCAGGCAATGCTGCACGAGCCGCCGGTGCTGATCCTGGACGAACCGACCGACGGGCTCGATCCGAATCAGAAGCATGAAGTTCGGAATGTGATCCGCGACCTTGCGAATCGGGGCGACGCGAACTCGGGGAGAGCGGTCGTCCTCAGCACGCACATTCTCGAGGAAGTCGAGGCCGTGTGCACACGCGCCGTGATCATCGCGAAGGGCAAGGTGCTGGTCGATGGCACCCCGGCGCAATTGCGCGCGATGAGCAAGTATCACAATGCCGTTACGCTCACGCTCATCCCGCCTCTCTCCAGTGCCGGCGAGCCGCTCAACCTCGCGCAGGAACTGGGAGCCATGAAGTGGGTTGCCGACGTCGAGGATCAGGGTGTTCGGCATGTCCCGGTTTCTGCCGCAGGACCGGGTGGGCCTCGCCAGACCTGCACGTTGGTGCCCAAGGGCGGCAGGCCGCTGCTCGCGGACGTCACGAGTCTTGCCAAGAGCAAGGGCTGGACGATCGAAACGATCGCGGTCGAAGGCGGTCGCTTGGACGACGTCTTCCGCGATCTGACGACACGCGACGGTGCTCGAACACGCGAGTCCGTTCAGGCCGGAGGTGCGGCATGA
- a CDS encoding ABC transporter permease subunit, whose amino-acid sequence MMKGLLPVFRRELSGYFTTPVALVFIVIFLFLSGVFTFQLGKFFERGQADLVVFFNFHPWLYLFLIPAVSMRLWAEERKTGTIELLLTLPISLSAAVVGKFLAAWAFAGLALALTFPLWITTNYLGNPDNGVIFAGYVGSFLMAGAFLAIGSCISATTKSQVIAFIVSVVICLLFMLAGLKDVQAFVSGWLPLSAVQVLGGFSFLSRFDAISRGVLDLRDLIFFGSVIIVFVAATGVVVNMKKAE is encoded by the coding sequence ATGATGAAGGGGCTGCTCCCGGTTTTCCGGCGCGAACTGTCCGGCTATTTCACGACGCCGGTGGCGCTCGTGTTTATCGTGATTTTCCTGTTCTTGTCCGGCGTGTTCACGTTCCAGCTCGGAAAGTTCTTTGAGCGCGGGCAGGCCGATCTCGTCGTGTTCTTCAATTTTCATCCGTGGCTCTACCTGTTCCTGATTCCAGCGGTGTCGATGCGGCTGTGGGCCGAGGAACGCAAGACCGGCACGATCGAGCTGCTGCTCACGCTGCCGATCTCGCTCTCGGCGGCGGTGGTGGGGAAGTTTCTCGCCGCATGGGCTTTCGCCGGTCTCGCGCTCGCCCTTACTTTTCCGCTGTGGATCACGACCAACTATCTGGGCAATCCGGACAACGGTGTGATTTTCGCGGGGTATGTGGGGAGCTTTTTGATGGCGGGCGCATTCCTGGCGATCGGCTCGTGCATCAGCGCGACCACCAAGAGCCAGGTGATCGCGTTCATCGTGTCGGTGGTGATCTGCCTGCTTTTCATGCTTGCGGGTTTGAAGGATGTTCAGGCGTTTGTGAGCGGCTGGCTCCCCTTGAGCGCCGTTCAGGTGCTGGGCGGTTTCAGTTTCTTGTCGCGGTTTGACGCGATCTCGAGGGGCGTGCTCGACCTGCGCGACTTGATCTTCTTCGGATCGGTCATCATCGTGTTCGTGGCGGCGACCGGCGTCGTGGTCAATATGAAGAAGGCGGAGTGA
- a CDS encoding Gldg family protein, giving the protein MNARIAGIASLVLLAILLVAVNVLAGAALRSVRLDLTDGGLYTLTQGSKNIAKSPAEPVTLTFYYSAKAAQGVPQIEGIAGRIGEMLEEFARDSDGKIVVQNVDPEAFSEDEDRAVQAGLTGLPSPSGESIYLGLVGTNTIGGREVIPLFDITNERFLEYDVAKLVQVLSMSKKPVVSIVSSLDLAGGFTIDPRTQQPMRKPGWAVMQELKQLYDVKTLQADNLVIPAETSVLLIVHPKNFNLKAQFAIDQFVLKGGKAIIFVDPLCMADEAAAQQRMQPGGVDLSSNLENLFNAWGVGYDPKLIAADATLGTRLTAGQGGRQQQIVFPPWITVDQRGFNKSDPVSGKLTSVNFAMAGALTHKPPADPTNKGGELTPIIETTDNSMLLQAAAMLSLTDPASVLADFKSSGQKLTLGARLTGNLKTAFPQGDPAASNADESKQGPEEPVVADSLKESAKPANLLIIADVDVLSDRLWIQQTAFGAMKVADNVAMLTTAIDSYIGSGDLLGVRARGEYTRPFTRVEEIKRGAEQRLRAEAEQLKQKAEAAQQRILEIERTRPDQSDQGVILLTDAQQKELEKLRAERLETRKQLRKVQFDLGQDVQKLGERVKLINIGLVPVVVMLIAVLWAAFRAIGRKSARTSA; this is encoded by the coding sequence ATGAATGCACGCATTGCCGGAATTGCCTCACTCGTACTCCTTGCGATTCTGCTCGTGGCGGTGAACGTTTTGGCCGGCGCGGCGCTGCGTTCCGTGAGGCTCGATCTGACCGATGGCGGGCTCTACACCCTGACGCAAGGATCAAAGAACATCGCGAAGAGCCCGGCAGAGCCGGTCACGCTCACGTTCTACTACTCCGCGAAAGCGGCGCAGGGCGTGCCGCAGATCGAGGGAATCGCGGGGCGCATCGGCGAGATGCTGGAAGAGTTCGCGCGCGATTCGGACGGAAAAATCGTGGTTCAAAACGTGGACCCGGAGGCATTCAGCGAAGACGAGGATCGCGCCGTGCAGGCGGGGCTCACCGGTCTGCCTTCTCCTTCGGGCGAATCGATCTATCTCGGTCTGGTCGGCACGAACACGATCGGCGGGCGGGAAGTCATTCCTCTCTTTGATATCACGAACGAGCGGTTTCTCGAGTATGACGTCGCGAAGCTTGTGCAGGTGCTCTCGATGTCGAAGAAGCCGGTGGTTTCGATCGTCAGCAGCCTCGATCTTGCGGGCGGCTTCACCATCGATCCGCGCACGCAGCAGCCGATGCGAAAACCCGGCTGGGCGGTCATGCAGGAACTCAAGCAGCTCTACGACGTCAAGACGCTGCAGGCGGACAACCTCGTCATTCCGGCGGAAACCTCGGTGCTGTTGATCGTCCACCCCAAGAACTTCAATCTCAAAGCACAATTCGCGATCGATCAGTTCGTGCTCAAGGGCGGCAAGGCGATTATCTTCGTCGATCCCTTGTGTATGGCCGACGAAGCGGCGGCGCAGCAAAGAATGCAGCCGGGCGGAGTCGACCTTTCTTCAAACCTCGAAAATCTTTTCAATGCCTGGGGCGTCGGTTATGACCCCAAGTTGATCGCGGCCGATGCGACGCTCGGCACGCGACTGACTGCGGGTCAGGGTGGGCGCCAGCAGCAGATTGTCTTTCCCCCTTGGATCACGGTCGATCAGCGCGGATTCAACAAGTCCGACCCCGTCTCGGGCAAATTGACGTCGGTGAACTTCGCGATGGCCGGTGCGCTCACCCACAAACCTCCGGCCGATCCGACCAACAAAGGCGGCGAACTGACGCCGATCATCGAAACAACCGACAATTCGATGCTGCTCCAGGCCGCGGCCATGCTGTCGCTCACCGATCCGGCGAGTGTGCTGGCTGATTTTAAGTCGAGCGGGCAGAAACTGACCCTCGGCGCGCGCCTGACCGGGAATCTCAAGACCGCTTTTCCGCAGGGGGATCCGGCCGCCTCGAATGCTGATGAGTCGAAACAGGGTCCGGAAGAGCCGGTGGTGGCGGACAGTCTCAAAGAGTCGGCGAAGCCGGCGAACTTGCTCATCATCGCCGACGTCGATGTGCTGTCGGACCGGTTGTGGATCCAGCAGACCGCCTTCGGCGCGATGAAAGTCGCGGACAACGTCGCCATGCTCACCACGGCGATCGATTCGTACATCGGGAGCGGCGACTTGCTCGGTGTCCGTGCGCGGGGTGAATACACGCGGCCCTTTACGCGCGTGGAAGAAATCAAGCGCGGCGCCGAGCAGAGACTTCGCGCCGAAGCCGAGCAACTCAAGCAGAAAGCGGAGGCGGCCCAGCAACGCATTCTCGAAATCGAGCGCACGCGGCCGGATCAGTCCGACCAGGGCGTGATCTTGCTGACCGATGCGCAGCAGAAAGAACTCGAGAAACTCCGCGCCGAGCGGCTCGAGACTCGAAAGCAACTCAGGAAAGTTCAGTTCGATTTGGGTCAGGATGTGCAGAAACTGGGCGAGCGGGTGAAACTGATCAATATCGGGTTGGTCCCTGTCGTGGTCATGCTGATCGCCGTGCTCTGGGCCGCGTTCCGGGCCATCGGAAGAAAATCGGCACGCACCAGCGCGTAA
- a CDS encoding DUF4340 domain-containing protein produces the protein MSGTKLRNLAIATAIIVGGAFFAVKGRRGNSQIPVPGAAIPGLKEKINDVASVTILKNSGSVTLARTGSGENAAWTVVAKDGFPADIERLRSTLLQLGNLELSVPQTSNAEFYPKLGVQEVAVLPKDAGDAAKKAAAPGALVELKDSAGRAIGSLIIGNAADIGNATLERPMETGQFVRRPGSTQSWLTRGTVYVDSEPMNWVDKKIVNVPRERIKGATIRRVAGTGPSSPDGHAEPDLSLSRPDRDAAAFTAAGMPPDAQLKPSEAVDQPVQAISFLSMEDVMKDPGGVIGNPDPAATGPNAAHPVVAQFETFDGLVVTVKTGFRDGKWWAHVEAEAAADALPSESKSAAEVDKSAEEKKVDAAKQAAEINKRTSGWLFAISQYDAKRLSARLDEMIAPPQVEEKPPSVGPSAEPPSPDRGTPLPPKPSAPEFPAPNPK, from the coding sequence ATGAGCGGAACCAAATTGCGAAATCTCGCGATCGCGACGGCGATTATCGTGGGCGGCGCCTTCTTTGCCGTGAAGGGGCGTCGCGGCAATTCCCAAATCCCGGTGCCGGGCGCCGCGATCCCGGGGCTCAAGGAAAAGATCAACGACGTCGCTTCGGTGACCATCCTGAAGAATTCGGGCAGCGTCACACTCGCTCGAACCGGCAGCGGCGAGAACGCGGCGTGGACTGTCGTCGCCAAAGACGGATTCCCCGCGGACATCGAGCGGTTGCGCTCGACGCTGCTTCAGCTCGGCAATCTCGAACTCTCGGTACCACAGACCTCCAACGCCGAGTTCTATCCGAAGCTGGGCGTTCAGGAAGTCGCGGTTCTTCCGAAAGATGCCGGCGATGCCGCAAAAAAAGCAGCGGCGCCCGGGGCGCTCGTCGAACTCAAGGACTCCGCGGGAAGAGCGATCGGCTCGCTGATCATCGGCAATGCCGCGGACATCGGAAACGCCACGCTCGAGCGCCCGATGGAAACAGGACAGTTTGTCCGCCGCCCCGGTTCGACGCAGTCGTGGCTGACGCGCGGAACGGTCTACGTCGATTCCGAGCCGATGAACTGGGTCGACAAGAAAATCGTGAACGTTCCGCGCGAGCGGATCAAGGGTGCGACAATCCGGCGCGTCGCCGGAACGGGTCCTTCGTCTCCGGATGGACACGCCGAACCGGATCTCTCTCTTTCGCGCCCCGACAGGGACGCGGCGGCTTTCACTGCCGCGGGGATGCCGCCAGACGCGCAACTGAAGCCCAGCGAAGCCGTCGATCAGCCGGTGCAGGCGATTTCATTTCTGTCAATGGAGGATGTCATGAAGGACCCCGGTGGCGTGATCGGCAATCCCGATCCCGCCGCGACCGGTCCGAACGCGGCGCATCCGGTGGTCGCACAATTCGAGACATTCGACGGGCTGGTCGTGACCGTCAAGACCGGATTTCGCGACGGCAAATGGTGGGCGCATGTCGAGGCGGAAGCGGCGGCAGACGCGTTACCTTCCGAGTCCAAGAGCGCGGCGGAAGTCGACAAGTCGGCCGAAGAAAAGAAGGTGGACGCCGCGAAGCAAGCCGCGGAGATCAACAAGCGCACCTCGGGCTGGCTCTTCGCGATCTCCCAATACGACGCGAAGCGGCTCAGCGCGCGGCTCGATGAAATGATCGCGCCGCCTCAGGTTGAAGAGAAGCCTCCTTCGGTCGGCCCATCGGCCGAACCACCATCACCGGATCGCGGAACACCGTTGCCGCCAAAGCCGTCCGCACCGGAGTTCCCCGCGCCGAACCCGAAGTAG
- a CDS encoding integration host factor subunit beta, which yields MRTITKKDLIDYISTRAKVKRPTVKLVVQEFLDQVINELQRGNRLEFRDFGVFEVKNRAARSAQNPKTLEKVEVPAKRTVKFKIGRLMRESLEEPATRSKPAPVASSSGPAIGSVVVSKPRFSGAKIEA from the coding sequence ATGCGAACGATCACCAAGAAAGATTTGATCGATTACATCTCCACCCGAGCCAAAGTCAAAAGGCCGACCGTGAAACTGGTCGTGCAGGAGTTTCTTGATCAGGTCATCAACGAGCTTCAGCGCGGTAACCGTCTTGAATTTCGAGACTTCGGGGTGTTCGAAGTGAAGAACCGCGCTGCGCGCTCGGCACAAAACCCGAAGACTCTCGAAAAGGTCGAGGTTCCGGCCAAGCGCACCGTCAAGTTCAAGATCGGGCGTCTGATGCGCGAGAGCCTCGAGGAACCAGCTACCCGATCCAAGCCGGCGCCGGTTGCATCGTCGTCCGGCCCCGCCATCGGCAGCGTGGTTGTCTCGAAGCCCCGCTTCAGCGGCGCCAAGATCGAGGCCTGA
- the tsaB gene encoding tRNA (adenosine(37)-N6)-threonylcarbamoyltransferase complex dimerization subunit type 1 TsaB, producing the protein MDAAADTILSLSIESSNPSALEDGVNGPGVALARILRTAGRFEVSGTILTEPLRRETGRDDDLLPAIDRLFRNAGARPEQLGLVSVSAGPGGFTALRVAVTAAKMLAYSTDAMCASVPSAWVAAHMVKSSGRFAVLLAGKNDSAFATLFEAGWERRLGDQAPATKLVRAEDVAGLNVGLIVADKYLPEAIRAAAAALHIPVEHPRFRAASCLELGCLIVPGGPESLNPIYPREPEAVTQWKARNQK; encoded by the coding sequence ATGGACGCCGCGGCGGACACGATTCTCAGTCTCTCCATCGAGTCGAGTAACCCCTCGGCTTTGGAAGATGGAGTGAATGGCCCGGGTGTAGCGCTCGCCAGGATACTTCGTACAGCGGGCCGCTTCGAAGTCTCGGGAACAATTCTGACCGAGCCGTTACGTCGAGAGACCGGGCGCGATGACGATCTCCTGCCGGCGATCGACCGGTTGTTTCGCAACGCAGGGGCTCGTCCCGAGCAACTCGGTCTGGTTTCGGTTTCAGCCGGGCCGGGCGGTTTTACCGCGCTTCGGGTTGCCGTCACAGCGGCAAAGATGCTTGCGTACTCCACTGATGCAATGTGCGCCAGCGTGCCGAGTGCGTGGGTCGCGGCACACATGGTGAAATCTTCCGGTCGATTCGCCGTGCTGCTTGCCGGCAAGAACGACAGCGCGTTTGCAACTCTGTTCGAAGCCGGCTGGGAGCGCAGACTTGGGGACCAAGCGCCCGCGACGAAGCTCGTTCGAGCGGAAGACGTGGCCGGCCTGAACGTCGGATTGATCGTCGCGGATAAGTATCTGCCTGAGGCGATTCGCGCAGCCGCCGCGGCGCTGCACATCCCGGTAGAACATCCTCGGTTTCGTGCAGCTTCGTGCCTGGAGTTGGGGTGCCTGATTGTTCCCGGAGGCCCGGAGTCATTGAACCCGATTTATCCCCGCGAACCGGAGGCCGTGACACAGTGGAAAGCCCGCAATCAGAAGTAG
- a CDS encoding response regulator encodes MDLSDHAANSESQPEALSAKRIFTTGEAAAICKVSQQTIIRCFDAGRLTGFRVPGSKFRRIPRDELLRFMKTSGIPTDALGNPSGAHDERRRVLIVDDDDAFLRLAEHALCRGGFEVRCAATGYDAGLLTESFRPDAIVLDLMLPDVSGSTVCARVRAREDLRNCRILGVTASANETDIRAMSAAGIDAMLLKPFEPSALLKKVQDLFQVSTGTVRAAA; translated from the coding sequence ATGGATCTGTCCGATCATGCCGCCAACTCGGAATCGCAACCAGAGGCCTTGAGCGCCAAGCGCATTTTCACAACGGGCGAGGCCGCGGCGATCTGCAAGGTCAGCCAGCAGACCATCATCCGTTGCTTCGATGCGGGAAGGCTGACGGGATTTCGTGTTCCGGGGTCCAAGTTTCGGCGCATCCCTCGCGACGAACTGCTGCGGTTCATGAAAACAAGCGGCATTCCAACCGACGCGCTCGGGAATCCGTCCGGTGCGCACGACGAGCGCCGGCGCGTGCTCATCGTGGATGATGATGATGCATTCCTGCGGCTCGCCGAGCACGCGCTCTGTCGCGGCGGATTTGAAGTGCGCTGCGCCGCCACCGGATACGACGCCGGGCTGCTCACCGAAAGTTTCCGGCCGGACGCGATAGTGCTCGACCTCATGCTGCCCGACGTCAGCGGGAGCACCGTGTGCGCACGGGTGCGGGCACGCGAAGACCTTCGCAATTGCAGGATTCTCGGCGTGACGGCTTCGGCAAACGAAACGGACATCCGCGCGATGTCTGCCGCAGGGATCGACGCGATGCTTCTCAAGCCGTTCGAGCCCTCGGCCCTGCTGAAGAAGGTTCAGGACTTGTTCCAAGTGTCGACGGGGACTGTTCGCGCGGCGGCCTGA